One genomic window of Streptomonospora nanhaiensis includes the following:
- a CDS encoding ABC transporter permease, whose translation MTAATARPAGPRSPRAAHAPRTAGRFARAWSDTAVLTRRNLLHSVRSPAEPLLALLVPLMMVLLFGFVFGNVMAAEGTGGTPEQFREYLMPGMFVMAMLYSVAATASGVALDVDKAVMGRFRSLPMAPSALPAGRAAADLLRALPELAVLVGCGLLIDWRWHEGWDRALAALGLLLLFRLSMTWVGILLGVLAPNPNVVGLIVYPLAFPLGVLSTMFTPPELMPAPLGTVAEWNPISAVIDAARVLFGNPRIAGDSWIAEHPLAMAVAWPVAILLLCAPPAVRRFRRLSR comes from the coding sequence ATGACCGCCGCCACCGCCCGCCCCGCGGGCCCGCGCTCCCCGCGCGCGGCGCACGCGCCGCGCACCGCCGGCCGGTTCGCCCGCGCCTGGTCCGACACCGCCGTGCTGACCCGGCGCAACCTGCTGCACTCGGTGCGCTCGCCCGCCGAGCCGCTGCTGGCCCTGCTGGTGCCGCTGATGATGGTGCTGCTGTTCGGCTTCGTCTTCGGCAACGTGATGGCCGCCGAGGGCACCGGCGGCACCCCCGAGCAGTTCCGCGAGTACCTGATGCCCGGCATGTTCGTGATGGCGATGCTGTACTCGGTCGCCGCCACGGCGAGCGGCGTGGCCCTGGACGTCGACAAGGCGGTGATGGGCCGGTTCCGCTCGCTGCCCATGGCGCCCTCGGCGCTGCCGGCCGGCCGCGCCGCCGCCGACCTGCTGCGCGCCCTGCCCGAACTGGCGGTGCTGGTGGGCTGCGGCCTGCTCATCGACTGGCGGTGGCACGAGGGCTGGGACCGGGCCCTGGCCGCCCTGGGCCTGCTCCTGCTGTTCCGCCTCAGCATGACGTGGGTGGGGATCCTGCTGGGCGTGCTGGCGCCCAACCCCAACGTGGTGGGGCTGATCGTCTACCCGCTGGCCTTCCCCCTGGGCGTGCTCTCGACCATGTTCACCCCGCCCGAGCTGATGCCCGCGCCGCTGGGCACCGTCGCCGAGTGGAACCCGATCTCGGCGGTGATCGACGCCGCGCGGGTGCTGTTCGGCAACCCCCGCATCGCCGGGGACTCCTGGATCGCCGAGCACCCGCTGGCCATGGCCGTGGCCTGGCCTGTGGCGATCCTCCTCCTCTGCGCGCCGCCGGCCGTGCGGCGCTTCCGGCGGCTGAGCCGCTGA
- the panD gene encoding aspartate 1-decarboxylase: MRRTLFHGKIHRATVTQADLHYVGSITVDADLLDAADIVEGEQVHVVDIDNGNRLVTYTIAGERGSGVIGVNGAAAHLVHPGDLVIIMSYVELEESERPHHTPRVVHVDSANRIVALGSDPAEPVPGSDLVSGAALN; the protein is encoded by the coding sequence ATGCGTCGCACTCTTTTCCACGGCAAGATCCACCGCGCCACCGTGACCCAGGCCGACCTGCACTACGTCGGCTCCATCACCGTCGACGCCGACCTTTTGGACGCCGCCGACATCGTCGAGGGCGAGCAGGTGCACGTCGTCGACATCGACAACGGCAACCGCCTGGTCACCTACACCATCGCCGGGGAGCGCGGCAGCGGCGTCATCGGCGTCAACGGCGCGGCGGCGCACCTGGTGCACCCCGGGGACCTGGTCATCATCATGTCCTACGTGGAGCTGGAGGAGTCCGAGCGCCCGCACCACACCCCCCGGGTCGTGCACGTCGACTCCGCCAACCGCATCGTGGCCCTGGGGTCCGACCCCGCCGAGCCCGTCCCCGGCTCCGACCTGGTTTCCGGTGCCGCCCTTAACTGA
- a CDS encoding GNAT family N-acetyltransferase, translated as MSLSEPADTARRSPREITVAARVLAAGPPPEVRPAPPFAARVARDHGADLDLVHAWMNRPHVAAFYDQAWSRERWGDELAAQRAGTFARPHIVGYEGADVAYVELYRAARDVVARHYAAEPHDVGLHIAIGAAERTGAGLGRRVIDAVAAAVFAADPECRRVVMEPDAANTAARRAAEGAGLRLLAEVDLPHKRAALLVRTREA; from the coding sequence GTGTCCCTGTCCGAACCCGCCGACACCGCGCGGCGCTCCCCGCGCGAGATCACCGTCGCCGCGCGGGTCCTGGCCGCCGGCCCCCCGCCCGAGGTGCGCCCCGCGCCGCCTTTTGCGGCGCGGGTGGCGCGCGACCACGGCGCCGATCTCGACCTGGTGCACGCCTGGATGAACCGGCCGCACGTCGCGGCCTTCTACGACCAGGCGTGGAGCCGCGAGCGGTGGGGCGATGAGCTGGCGGCCCAGCGCGCGGGCACGTTCGCCCGGCCGCACATCGTCGGTTACGAGGGCGCCGACGTGGCCTACGTCGAGCTGTACCGGGCGGCGCGCGACGTGGTGGCCCGGCACTACGCCGCCGAGCCGCACGACGTGGGCCTGCACATCGCCATCGGCGCGGCCGAGCGGACGGGCGCCGGGTTGGGGCGGCGCGTCATCGACGCGGTCGCCGCGGCCGTGTTCGCGGCCGACCCCGAGTGCCGGCGCGTGGTGATGGAGCCCGACGCCGCCAACACGGCCGCCCGCCGGGCCGCCGAGGGGGCGGGCCTGCGGCTCCTCGCCGAGGTGGACCTGCCCCACAAGCGCGCCGCCCTACTCGTGCGCACCCGCGAGGCGTGA
- a CDS encoding ABC transporter substrate-binding protein, whose protein sequence is MIRIRCGAPARRAGAAAALAASGDEDVPVREVGSGHTDARVEIPEDPRRVVATGWAVTALISVEGSGLVGVSSGTQDTGMTPGEPARARDLPQVGADLVISAERVAEPEPHLIVSGLPAAVDFDHSALERVAPVAVAAMNTWAEWKDMSERVADAAGAGAAHGELVQKYEARAGEIRDAYADVLEDTEFAAVDAYGDGAWTLEHRDAHGTTVPADAGFRFSARAADGAFSESLPYERLDRLNDYDAVLTRAEPDGTPTEAARQVMDQGPWADLEPVRADRVYAVPQLGAMSYTTGLALFDELEDRVLHDLE, encoded by the coding sequence ATGATCCGCATCCGTTGCGGTGCCCCCGCCCGCCGCGCGGGCGCCGCGGCCGCCCTCGCGGCGAGCGGCGACGAGGACGTGCCCGTCCGCGAGGTCGGCAGCGGCCACACCGACGCCCGCGTGGAAATCCCCGAGGACCCCCGCCGGGTCGTCGCGACCGGCTGGGCGGTCACCGCGCTGATCTCGGTGGAGGGCTCCGGCCTCGTCGGCGTCTCCAGCGGCACCCAGGACACCGGCATGACCCCCGGCGAGCCGGCCCGGGCCCGGGACCTGCCCCAGGTCGGCGCGGACCTGGTGATCAGCGCCGAGCGGGTCGCCGAACCGGAGCCCCACCTGATCGTGTCGGGCCTGCCCGCCGCCGTGGACTTCGACCACTCCGCGCTGGAACGGGTCGCCCCGGTCGCCGTCGCCGCCATGAACACCTGGGCCGAGTGGAAGGACATGAGCGAGCGCGTCGCCGACGCCGCCGGGGCCGGTGCGGCCCACGGCGAGCTGGTCCAGAAGTACGAGGCCCGCGCCGGGGAGATCCGCGACGCCTACGCCGACGTGCTGGAGGACACCGAGTTCGCGGCCGTCGACGCCTACGGCGACGGCGCGTGGACCCTGGAGCACCGGGACGCCCACGGCACCACCGTGCCCGCCGACGCGGGGTTCCGGTTCAGCGCCCGGGCCGCCGACGGCGCGTTCAGCGAGTCCCTGCCGTACGAGCGGCTGGACCGGCTCAACGACTACGACGCCGTGCTGACCCGCGCCGAGCCCGACGGCACCCCCACCGAGGCCGCGCGGCAGGTGATGGACCAGGGCCCGTGGGCCGACCTGGAGCCGGTGCGCGCCGATCGCGTCTACGCCGTGCCCCAGTTGGGCGCGATGAGCTACACCACCGGACTCGCCCTGTTCGACGAACTGGAGGACCGCGTCCTGCACGACCTGGAGTAG
- a CDS encoding ATP-binding cassette domain-containing protein → MHPAPDHAVTAEGLVKRYGATRALDGLDLAVPRGTVMALLGPNGAGKTTAVEILATLRRPDAGRAVVAGHDVARRPDRVRERIGLTGQFAAVDEILTGRENLVMFARLSGLGAGGARRRADDLLERFGLTGAAGRPAGRYSGGMRRRLDLAASLTLDPQVLFLDEPTTGLDPRSRNGVWAAVRDLAGRGTTVLLTTQYLEEADRLADRMAVIDSGRVIAEGTAEELKSAVGGDRVDVVLEDAADLGPAAAVLGRVCGGAARVDTERRRVSAPVSAADRIAALTGAVRELDAAGVRAADIGLRRPTLDDVFLSLTGHTGETAPVPDAPRFAPVPAGQGARA, encoded by the coding sequence ATGCACCCCGCCCCCGACCACGCGGTCACCGCCGAAGGGCTGGTCAAGCGCTACGGCGCCACACGGGCGCTCGACGGGCTGGACCTCGCCGTTCCCCGGGGAACGGTGATGGCCCTGCTCGGCCCCAACGGCGCGGGCAAGACCACCGCGGTGGAGATCCTGGCCACGCTGCGGCGCCCCGACGCCGGGCGCGCCGTGGTGGCCGGCCACGACGTCGCCCGCCGGCCCGACCGGGTGCGCGAGCGCATCGGGCTCACCGGCCAGTTCGCCGCCGTCGACGAGATCCTCACCGGCCGCGAGAACCTCGTGATGTTCGCCCGGCTGAGCGGTCTGGGCGCAGGCGGCGCGCGCCGCCGGGCCGACGACCTCCTGGAGCGCTTCGGCCTCACCGGGGCGGCCGGCCGCCCCGCGGGCCGCTACTCCGGCGGCATGCGCCGCCGTCTGGACCTCGCGGCCAGCCTGACGCTGGACCCGCAGGTGCTGTTCCTGGACGAGCCCACCACCGGCCTGGACCCGCGCAGCCGCAACGGCGTGTGGGCGGCCGTGCGCGACCTCGCGGGCCGGGGCACCACCGTGCTGCTGACCACCCAGTACCTGGAGGAGGCCGACCGGCTCGCCGACCGCATGGCGGTGATCGACTCCGGCCGGGTGATCGCCGAGGGCACCGCCGAGGAGCTGAAGTCGGCGGTGGGCGGCGACCGCGTCGACGTCGTCCTGGAGGACGCCGCCGACCTCGGCCCCGCCGCCGCCGTGCTCGGCCGGGTCTGCGGCGGCGCGGCCCGCGTCGACACCGAGCGGCGCCGCGTCAGCGCCCCCGTCTCGGCCGCCGACCGCATCGCCGCGCTGACCGGGGCGGTGCGCGAACTCGACGCCGCCGGCGTGCGTGCCGCCGACATCGGCCTGCGCCGCCCCACGCTGGACGACGTCTTCCTGAGCCTCACCGGGCACACCGGCGAGACGGCGCCGGTGCCGGACGCGCCCCGCTTCGCTCCGGTGCCGGCCGGGCAGGGGGCCCGGGCATGA
- a CDS encoding DUF4352 domain-containing protein produces the protein MSDTPDDGPAGHAGSPARGGPVPSRPLFPRDRDDSGGGFGPTGPDAPPGEPTPIVTALAAAPAARLASAPTPPTGPPGPPGRIRRRLRALAGLPRRRPGLTAALAAAVVLAAGAAAAAVLAEAPGGTGGLAERWTRTEPARTGADGGGVGGVGERVASGGLEFTVTEVHTGVRRVGGEVTGERAEGRFVIARVRVRNTGEEAATFTDADQRLVDSRGRRHAPDNSAGLRVGGSGRLFGRLGPGEEGNGGLVFDIPAGAEPVELRLSDFRAEKPAVVRLDP, from the coding sequence ATGAGCGACACCCCCGACGACGGCCCGGCCGGGCACGCGGGCTCCCCCGCCCGGGGCGGCCCGGTCCCGTCGCGTCCGCTGTTCCCCCGCGATCGCGACGATTCGGGCGGGGGTTTCGGTCCGACAGGTCCGGACGCGCCACCAGGGGAGCCCACCCCGATCGTCACCGCGCTCGCCGCCGCGCCCGCCGCCCGGCTGGCCTCCGCGCCCACACCGCCCACCGGACCGCCCGGACCGCCCGGGCGGATCCGCCGCCGCCTGCGGGCCCTCGCCGGCCTGCCGCGCCGCCGCCCCGGGCTCACCGCCGCGCTCGCGGCGGCGGTGGTCCTGGCGGCCGGCGCCGCCGCCGCGGCGGTCCTGGCCGAGGCGCCCGGGGGCACGGGCGGGCTGGCCGAGCGCTGGACCCGGACCGAGCCCGCCCGCACCGGCGCGGACGGCGGCGGAGTCGGGGGCGTGGGCGAGCGGGTGGCCTCCGGCGGGCTGGAGTTCACGGTCACCGAGGTCCACACCGGCGTGCGCCGCGTGGGCGGCGAGGTCACCGGCGAGCGGGCCGAGGGGCGGTTCGTCATCGCCCGCGTCCGGGTCCGCAACACCGGGGAGGAGGCCGCCACCTTCACCGACGCCGACCAGCGGCTGGTGGACTCCCGCGGCCGCCGGCACGCCCCCGACAACTCGGCGGGCCTGCGGGTGGGCGGCTCCGGGCGGCTGTTCGGGCGGCTGGGCCCGGGGGAGGAGGGCAACGGCGGCCTGGTGTTCGACATCCCGGCCGGGGCCGAGCCGGTGGAGCTGCGGCTCAGCGACTTCCGGGCCGAGAAGCCGGCGGTGGTGCGGCTGGACCCGTGA
- a CDS encoding MbtH family protein has protein sequence MSNPFDDADGRFLVLVNDEDQHSLWPEFAAVPEGWHQVLGPVDRAAALEYVEANWTDLRPRSLREAMGEPAAQGEPGTAADTAGSA, from the coding sequence ATGAGCAACCCCTTCGACGACGCCGACGGCCGCTTCCTGGTCCTGGTCAACGACGAGGACCAGCACTCCCTGTGGCCGGAGTTCGCCGCGGTGCCCGAGGGCTGGCACCAGGTGCTGGGCCCGGTGGACCGCGCGGCGGCCCTGGAGTACGTCGAAGCCAACTGGACCGACCTGCGGCCGCGCAGCCTGCGCGAGGCCATGGGCGAACCGGCGGCGCAGGGGGAGCCGGGCACGGCCGCCGACACCGCCGGCTCCGCCTGA
- a CDS encoding siderophore-interacting protein, whose protein sequence is MAVSRDPRVEFYPLRPRVLAVRTAERLTPGLVRVVLGGPDLDGFRTDNFADHVKLFFPDEATGELRMPRLTEDGRADFRDPRLVFRDYTVRRYDPGAGELTIDMVAHEHGPGGRWAVRARPGDRIGVLGPRGTHHMDVGFDYFLIGADETALPAAARWLEELPRTATVLAFLEVADSGEELKLDTPDDTALTWLHRGGAAPGTTDLLERAIRGARLPEGRGFAWCAGEATTLKPIRRHLKERGFERRTGFDVDGYWRRGTSNHDHHADEED, encoded by the coding sequence ATGGCCGTTTCCCGCGACCCCCGCGTGGAGTTCTACCCCCTGCGCCCCCGCGTCCTCGCGGTCCGCACGGCCGAACGCCTGACACCGGGCCTGGTGCGCGTCGTCCTGGGCGGCCCCGACCTCGACGGCTTCCGCACCGACAACTTCGCCGACCACGTCAAGCTCTTCTTCCCCGACGAGGCCACCGGCGAGCTGCGCATGCCGCGCCTGACCGAGGACGGCCGCGCCGACTTCCGCGACCCCCGCCTGGTGTTCCGCGACTACACCGTGCGCCGCTACGACCCCGGCGCCGGCGAGCTGACCATCGACATGGTGGCCCACGAGCACGGCCCGGGCGGGCGCTGGGCCGTGCGCGCCCGCCCCGGCGACCGGATCGGCGTCCTGGGCCCGCGCGGCACCCACCACATGGACGTGGGCTTCGACTACTTCCTCATCGGCGCCGACGAGACCGCGCTGCCCGCCGCCGCCCGCTGGCTGGAGGAGCTGCCCCGCACCGCCACGGTCCTGGCGTTCCTGGAGGTCGCCGACTCCGGCGAGGAGCTGAAGCTGGACACCCCCGACGACACCGCGCTGACCTGGCTGCACCGCGGCGGCGCCGCGCCCGGCACCACCGACCTGCTGGAGCGCGCCATCCGCGGCGCCCGGCTGCCCGAGGGGCGCGGGTTCGCCTGGTGCGCGGGCGAGGCCACCACGCTCAAGCCCATCCGCCGCCACCTCAAGGAGCGCGGGTTCGAGCGCCGGACCGGGTTCGACGTCGACGGGTACTGGCGGCGCGGCACCAGCAACCACGACCACCACGCCGACGAGGAGGACTAG
- the entS gene encoding enterobactin transporter EntS: MAARAGLAGLVIDLGPLREGRGFRIVFAVRLISLFGGGFRLVALPLQVYAMTGSSVLVASVAVVNGLAGFGGTLVGGVLADRLDRRRLTVFSLAVETVVVALFAVNTYLPGGPELWVVYLCAAVNGVIGTMGLIAQQTLVPALVGPGRLAAAGALLALTAQFGAVTAPALGGALVSLGGVGAGYLITCGITAVAAAAAWFLPPVATAPGAERVPAPRAMAEGLAFVARHPVVRPLLLLGFVQVLFTMPAVLIPEFTDRVLGADAAVAGLLYTAPAAGALLASLSSGWTGRVRRGGAVVPAAVALGGAFVAAVGLGRTAAVALVALALLGCCQAVEEILRYALIQSHTPDALRGRVNSAWLAQATVGGSLGATLMGALAAALGTAAALAVAGGAGALAAAAIALTAPGLRRAGEGAPALPDTTPDC, translated from the coding sequence GTGGCCGCACGGGCGGGGCTGGCAGGACTTGTCATCGACCTCGGTCCGCTGCGCGAGGGCCGGGGGTTCCGGATCGTGTTCGCGGTCCGGCTCATCTCCCTCTTCGGCGGCGGGTTCCGGCTGGTCGCGCTGCCCCTCCAGGTCTACGCCATGACCGGGTCCTCGGTGCTGGTGGCCAGCGTGGCCGTGGTCAACGGGCTGGCCGGCTTCGGCGGCACGCTCGTGGGCGGGGTGCTCGCCGACCGGCTGGACCGGCGCCGGCTCACGGTGTTCAGCCTGGCCGTGGAGACCGTGGTGGTGGCGCTGTTCGCGGTCAACACCTACCTGCCCGGCGGGCCGGAGCTGTGGGTGGTCTACCTGTGCGCCGCCGTCAACGGCGTCATCGGCACCATGGGCCTGATCGCCCAGCAGACCCTGGTGCCCGCCCTCGTGGGCCCCGGGCGGCTGGCCGCCGCCGGCGCTCTCCTGGCCCTCACCGCGCAGTTCGGCGCCGTCACCGCCCCCGCCCTGGGCGGCGCGCTGGTGTCGCTGGGCGGTGTGGGCGCCGGGTACCTCATCACCTGCGGTATCACCGCCGTGGCCGCCGCGGCCGCGTGGTTCCTGCCGCCCGTGGCCACCGCCCCGGGCGCCGAGCGCGTCCCGGCCCCGCGCGCCATGGCCGAGGGACTGGCGTTCGTGGCCCGCCACCCCGTGGTGCGTCCGCTGCTGCTCCTGGGCTTCGTGCAGGTGCTGTTCACCATGCCCGCCGTGCTGATCCCGGAGTTCACCGACCGCGTTCTGGGCGCCGACGCCGCCGTGGCCGGCCTGCTCTACACGGCGCCGGCCGCCGGCGCTCTGCTGGCCTCCCTCTCCAGCGGGTGGACCGGCCGGGTGCGCCGGGGCGGCGCGGTCGTGCCGGCGGCGGTCGCCCTGGGCGGGGCCTTCGTCGCCGCCGTCGGCCTGGGCCGCACCGCGGCCGTCGCCCTGGTCGCGCTGGCGCTGCTGGGCTGCTGCCAGGCGGTCGAGGAGATCCTGCGCTACGCGCTGATCCAGTCGCACACCCCCGACGCGCTGCGCGGGCGGGTCAACAGCGCGTGGCTGGCCCAGGCCACGGTCGGCGGCTCGCTGGGCGCGACGCTGATGGGCGCCCTGGCGGCGGCGCTGGGCACGGCCGCCGCGCTGGCGGTGGCCGGGGGAGCGGGCGCGCTCGCCGCCGCCGCGATCGCGCTGACCGCGCCGGGCCTGCGCCGCGCGGGTGAGGGCGCGCCCGCCCTTCCCGACACCACACCTGATTGCTAA
- a CDS encoding (2Fe-2S)-binding protein → MSEEQQAPLQALLDSCASLKFAPLPDIRTATVQRTRKHPGTEHWYRTDLMVAEGAVGPLFTQLTAHHGPAHKLPAATHFLRALLREPIFLVSAGVYLTGRAPLLDERHLWFPWLSTAAFGTPAITSARVAVLPDDPAAGHPDSVVVPDEAALDALAARHMVRAFSPIIEALHAHTRVGLRTLWGWVLDTLHFYMLNPARFLGRDAEAAWERAGRLGAALVEAGAVTRARPRLFPFYENHPRGTWAVRGTCCFDYKGDPEHGYCTTCPLKCDSDRRAELREWIRNPALAP, encoded by the coding sequence ATGAGCGAAGAGCAGCAGGCCCCGCTGCAAGCGCTCCTCGACTCCTGCGCCTCCCTGAAGTTCGCCCCCCTTCCCGACATCCGCACCGCCACGGTGCAGCGCACCCGCAAGCACCCCGGCACCGAGCACTGGTACCGCACCGACCTCATGGTCGCCGAGGGCGCGGTGGGCCCCCTGTTCACCCAGCTCACCGCCCACCACGGCCCGGCGCACAAGCTGCCGGCGGCCACCCACTTCCTGCGGGCGCTGCTGCGCGAGCCGATCTTCCTGGTCTCGGCGGGCGTCTACCTCACCGGGCGGGCGCCGCTGCTGGACGAGCGCCACCTGTGGTTCCCGTGGCTGTCCACCGCCGCCTTCGGCACCCCCGCCATCACCAGCGCGCGCGTGGCGGTGCTGCCCGACGACCCTGCCGCCGGCCACCCCGACTCCGTGGTGGTGCCCGACGAGGCCGCGCTCGACGCGCTGGCCGCCCGGCACATGGTGCGGGCGTTCTCCCCCATCATCGAGGCGCTGCACGCCCACACCCGGGTGGGGCTGCGCACCCTGTGGGGCTGGGTCCTGGACACCCTGCACTTCTACATGCTCAACCCCGCGCGGTTTTTGGGCCGCGACGCCGAGGCCGCCTGGGAGCGCGCCGGACGGCTGGGCGCCGCGCTGGTCGAGGCGGGCGCGGTCACCCGGGCGCGGCCCCGGCTGTTCCCGTTCTACGAGAACCACCCGCGCGGCACCTGGGCGGTCCGGGGCACCTGCTGCTTCGACTACAAGGGCGATCCCGAGCACGGCTACTGCACCACCTGCCCGCTCAAGTGCGACTCCGACCGCCGCGCCGAACTGCGCGAGTGGATCCGCAACCCGGCGCTGGCGCCCTGA
- a CDS encoding DUF2306 domain-containing protein — MTATPAPPGPRSAADGGTPAAPAGAARPPRPGRAPTPWWRRPWIVPLALVTVLFLAYSLPPYLTFDPATSRMELREDNPLHYPLIIGHILFGTVALATCCLQVWPWLRRRHPAVHRWSGRLYVFAGVLPGAPLALAAAVLGQQGLAQQAGNAMSALLWFCFAVAGWRAARRRDFADHREWMVRGFALTFSIVANRPWLMLCVVLAEPQLETMYGGNEQAMIQAAAAASVWLSWVVNLLAAEWWLRRRRRPARPRRVARV; from the coding sequence ATGACCGCCACACCCGCCCCGCCCGGCCCCCGGTCCGCCGCCGACGGCGGCACGCCGGCCGCTCCTGCGGGCGCCGCCCGCCCGCCGCGCCCCGGGCGCGCCCCCACGCCGTGGTGGCGCCGCCCCTGGATCGTGCCCCTGGCCCTGGTGACCGTGCTCTTCCTGGCCTACTCCCTGCCGCCCTACCTGACGTTCGACCCCGCCACCTCGCGGATGGAGCTGCGCGAGGACAACCCCCTGCACTACCCGCTGATCATCGGCCACATCCTGTTCGGCACCGTGGCGCTGGCGACCTGCTGCCTGCAGGTCTGGCCGTGGCTGCGGCGGCGCCACCCGGCGGTGCACCGCTGGAGCGGCCGGCTCTACGTCTTCGCCGGGGTGCTGCCCGGCGCGCCGCTGGCCCTGGCCGCCGCCGTGCTGGGCCAGCAGGGCCTGGCGCAGCAGGCCGGCAACGCGATGTCGGCGCTGCTGTGGTTCTGCTTCGCGGTGGCGGGCTGGCGCGCCGCGCGCCGGCGCGACTTCGCCGACCACCGCGAGTGGATGGTGCGCGGGTTCGCCCTGACGTTCTCGATCGTGGCCAACCGGCCCTGGCTGATGCTGTGCGTCGTGCTGGCGGAGCCGCAGCTGGAGACCATGTATGGCGGCAACGAGCAGGCGATGATCCAGGCCGCCGCGGCGGCGTCGGTGTGGCTGAGCTGGGTGGTGAACCTGCTCGCCGCGGAGTGGTGGCTGCGCCGCCGGCGCCGCCCCGCTCGCCCGCGCCGCGTTGCCCGGGTGTGA
- the entS gene encoding enterobactin transporter EntS, with protein MRLRDAAIDLTPLRASRAFRVVFTARLISVFGLGFALVALPMQVYSATGSSALVAVVSAVNGASVFGGTLVGGVLADRCSRRALIVAGRAAATLAFTGLALNAAWAAADPGPSAAQFAAVCLCAALNGFVGTFSTVALQAAVPGLVPRDRLPAAGALLALTGQFGSIAAPALGGAVIALWGFPAVFGVTAAVSALTTALVCRLPRLDPPAAEAGARPGLAASALQGLRFAARHRVVGPLLALGFVQLLFATPYVLIPEFTDRVLHGGEATAGLLYSASAFGAVCASLTSGWTRGTRLGGGAPAAAVAGCGLASAAFGASGGTAWAVGALVLLGFAEIVEEILRFSLLQAHTPDALRGRVTSVWSAQNTVGGALGALALGALAPLVGAGAAITAGGAVAVALVAVLAAACPGLRRATPAAAAPPPADPPGPAAGTGAVRATGAEQ; from the coding sequence GTGAGGCTGCGCGACGCCGCCATCGACCTCACGCCGCTGCGCGCGAGCCGGGCGTTCCGCGTCGTCTTCACCGCCCGTCTGATCTCGGTGTTCGGGCTGGGCTTCGCCCTGGTGGCGCTGCCGATGCAGGTCTACTCCGCCACCGGCTCCTCCGCGCTGGTCGCGGTGGTCAGCGCCGTCAACGGCGCGTCGGTGTTCGGCGGCACCCTGGTCGGCGGGGTGCTGGCGGACCGCTGCTCGCGGCGGGCGCTCATCGTCGCCGGCCGGGCGGCGGCCACCCTCGCCTTCACCGGGCTCGCCCTCAACGCGGCATGGGCCGCCGCCGACCCCGGTCCCTCCGCCGCCCAGTTCGCCGCCGTGTGCCTGTGCGCGGCGCTCAACGGCTTCGTCGGCACCTTCAGCACGGTCGCCCTCCAGGCGGCGGTGCCCGGCCTGGTGCCCCGCGACCGGCTGCCCGCCGCCGGAGCGCTGCTGGCCCTCACCGGCCAGTTCGGCTCGATCGCCGCGCCCGCGCTGGGCGGTGCGGTCATCGCGCTGTGGGGTTTTCCCGCCGTCTTCGGCGTCACCGCCGCGGTCAGCGCGCTCACCACCGCCCTGGTGTGCCGCCTGCCCCGGCTGGACCCGCCCGCCGCCGAGGCCGGCGCGCGCCCGGGCCTGGCGGCCTCGGCCCTCCAGGGGCTCCGGTTCGCGGCGCGCCACCGCGTCGTCGGGCCGCTGCTGGCCCTGGGGTTCGTGCAGTTGCTGTTCGCCACGCCCTACGTGCTCATCCCGGAGTTCACCGACCGCGTCCTGCACGGCGGCGAGGCCACCGCCGGACTGCTCTACTCGGCGTCGGCCTTCGGGGCGGTGTGCGCGTCGCTGACCAGCGGCTGGACGCGCGGCACGCGCCTGGGCGGCGGTGCGCCGGCGGCGGCCGTGGCCGGGTGCGGGCTGGCCTCGGCCGCCTTCGGCGCCTCCGGGGGCACGGCGTGGGCGGTCGGGGCGCTGGTGCTGCTCGGATTCGCCGAGATCGTTGAAGAGATCCTGCGCTTCTCCCTGCTGCAGGCCCACACCCCCGACGCGCTGCGCGGCCGGGTCACCAGTGTCTGGAGCGCCCAGAACACGGTCGGCGGCGCGCTGGGCGCGCTCGCCCTGGGCGCCCTGGCGCCGCTGGTGGGCGCCGGCGCGGCGATCACCGCCGGAGGAGCGGTGGCGGTCGCGCTCGTGGCGGTGCTGGCGGCCGCCTGCCCCGGACTGCGCCGCGCCACTCCCGCGGCGGCCGCGCCGCCGCCCGCCGACCCGCCCGGCCCGGCGGCGGGGACCGGTGCGGTGCGCGCGACTGGCGCGGAACAGTGA